DNA from Drosophila suzukii chromosome 2R, CBGP_Dsuzu_IsoJpt1.0, whole genome shotgun sequence:
ACTgtgaaaaaccaaaacaatcGCCGAGCCTCCACGGGCAGCCAATCAGCTCGTCCGGAGTTTGACCCTCTCGCTCGGCGATGCGATCGTAAACCCGATTCCGAGGCGATCGGCCGACGTGTTCTAGTCGCCTCGACGGCGAGGCACAGCCGGCTGGGTATAAAAGGCCCCGGATCGCGGCAGTTGGCATCAGTTACTCGTGGCCAGAGTAGATGGAAAGATCAAGTGAAAAGCCTACTTTCAGTGGTCTGAAAACCGAGTTGATGTTTGACAAGAAACTGTGGAAGAACATATGAACTTCAAGTCTTCGCCAGTCGAACAATAATTGTGATAATTACCCAATTGTGATAAGCAAAGTGCcaaaaacaaacttttttaCGCCATCAACGCATAAAATACAAaactaaaacaaattattCCAACGTTTTTTGAGAGAAACTAACAAAATACAAAGCAAGCAAAATGCCTGAGCTCATTGAACAAAGCAAAATTATGTAAGTGTAGAAAAAGGGGTCACTCGAAATGCATTCAAAGGGGGATGGTTATTAAATGCTATGGcagttttaattaaattttaatttaaatttctcTTTGCCTTCCTTTTTTAGCTCCGGCAATGTGTGCGGCCTGCCCCAGTTGCACAAGCTGCGCCAGGACAACTGCGGTCTGTACAGCCACATCCGTGGCATCCCCATCTCCTACGGAAATGTGGACTCCCTGACCGCCGGAGTGCGCACCTTCGTGGAGGAGGGCATCGCCATGTGCCAGCCCGACCAGGTGCACATCTGCGATGGCAGCGAGCAGGAGAACAAGATGCTCATCAAGAGCCTCCTGGAGGCGGGCACCATTGTGCCGCTGCCCAAGTACGAGAACTGCTGGCTGGCCCGCACCAATCCCGCGGATGTGGCCCGTGTGGAGTCGAAGACCTTCATCTGCACGGACCGTCGTGAGGAGACCATCCCCACCCCTCTGGAGGGCGTGAAGGGTGCCCTGGGCAACTGGATCTCGCCCAGCGACATGGAGGCGGCTGTCCAGCAGCGATTCCCCGGCTGCATGAAGGGTCGCACCATGTACGTGGTGCCCTTCAGCATGGGTCCAGTGGGCTCGCCGCTCTCGAAGATCGGCATTGAGCTCACCGACTCCGCCTACGTGGTGGCCTCCATGAGGATCATGACCCGCATGGGAGCCGCTGTCCTGCGCCAGCTGGCCAAAAAGGAGGAGTTCGTCCGCGCCCTGCACTCCGTGGGTGCCCCTGCTAACGGACAGGTGGAGCAGCCATCCTGGCCCTGCGATCCCGAGCGCACCATCATCCTGCACAAGCCCGCCGAGAACCTGATCGTGTCCTATGGATCTGGCTATGGTGGAAACTCTCTGCTGGGCAAGAAGTGCTTCGCCCTGAGGATTGGCAGCACCATTGCCAAGCGCGAGGGCTGGCTGGCCGAGCACATGCTCATCCTGGGCATCACCGATCCCGAGGGCCAGAAGAAGTACATCACCGCCGCCTTTCCCTCTGCCTGTGGCAAGACCAACCTGGCCATGCTGAACCCCTCGCTGGCCAACTACAAGGTGGAGTGCGTGGGTGACGACATCGCCTGGATGAAGTTCGATTCGGAGGGAGTGCTGCGTGCCATCAACCCGGAGAACGGATTCTTCGGCGTGGCTCCTGGAACCTCGTTGGAGACCAACCCGATTGCCATGAACACGGTGTTCAAGAACACCATCTTCACGAACGTGGCCTCCACCTCAGATGGAGGAGTCTTCTGGGAGGGCATGGAGAGCAGTCTGGCGCCCAATGTACAGATCACCGACTGGCTGGGCAAGCCCTGGTCCAAGGAGTCCGGCAAGCCGGCCGCGCATCCCAACTCCCGCTTCTGCACCCCTGCTGCCCAGTGCCCGATCATCGATGGCGCCTGGGAGGATCCGGCGGGAGTGCCCATCTCCGCCATGCTCTTCGGAGGACGTCGTCCCGCCGGCGTGCCCCTGATCTACGAGGCTCGCGATTGGACCCACGGAGTCTTCATTGGCGCCGCCATGAGGAGCGAGGCTACCGCTGCTGCGGAGCACAAGGGCAAGGTGATCATGCACGATCCCTTCGCAATGAGGCCCTTCTTTGGCTACAACTTCGGCGACTACGTGGCCCACTGGCTGAGCATGGAGAAACGCGGCCAGGTACCCAAGATCTTCCATGTCAATTGGTTCCGCAAGAGCGCCGAGGGCAAGTTCATGTGGCCTGGATACGGCGAGAACTCCCGAGTGCTCGATTGGATCCTGCGCAGGGTGAACGGCGAGTCCTGCTTCGTGGACTCGGCCATTGGACGCATTCCCACCGAGGGAGCCCTCAACCTGGCCGGCATGAAGGATCAGGTGGATGTGGCCGAGATCTTCTCGCTGCCCAAGGAGTTCTGGTCGCAGGAGGTCAAGGACATCCGCACCTACTTCGAGTCCCAGGTGGGCGCCGATCTGCCTGCCAGCATTTACCAGCAACTGGACGAGCTGTCCTCCCGCGTTGCCAGCCTTTGAGAAGGATCGACGAGGAAGGAGAACCCAGTCAAAAACATCTTTACCCGCCTCACAAACCTGCTCACCATCCGTACTATCCCGTACCAACCCCACATACTCACCCAATATGCTATCCTGTCCTGTCCTATATCCCTTATTTAGTCGTTTCACTAGTGTTTAAGCCGAAGACTTCCAAACTATTTATTATGTAAGCAGCTTAAGTTTAGTCAGTAAGCCAAGAAAGAAAAATcctacaaaaataaaacaacacGATTTTATAACATACGAATTATACGAGTATTTATTTAACACGTGGATCTTGTGCATCTGCGTGTTTTCAGCGTTATGAAACCAAATGTTAATATGGCTCAATATAACTTTTTAGGAATTAGGGAAACCGCACGATTCGGTTTGTTATTAgcattcaaaaaataaaataagaaaaaaaatctCAACAAGAGCAAAATAACTAAGCCTGTTTTAATATGATAAGAAGATTTAGAAAGTCATGACTTGGAAATTAAACGCCAATTtactaaaatgtaataattGGCTAATGTCGCGtctttaatttgaatttttgtATGTATTGCACCAAGTTTACCTTAAGGAAGCCTAATATTCCGTAACAAAGTACGTCGTTATACTTTGATAATTGGTTATGCCTTactaaattttattttatttcgtGCACGGTGTAAGTAgattttggtatcaatattCTTAATATTATAACGAAATGGTGGGAAGAGAACatttaaattgagtttatttaacaactttaatttaaaaatgtcgcactatttttaagaatattttcaactcagatgagaatgttagaattttctctgtgtagctGTATTGGCGATcttataaaacaaaatataacaCTGTTGAAATAcgttacatttaaattattattctCAAGTAAcaaagcttttaaaaataacgTATATTAAACTATGAATGTTTAACTACTTTTTAACTgactattatttattttaaatgccTTCAATCATTTCTCAAATAATTTCAAAGCAAATGAGAGGTAGTTGATATTATGCAGATAATTTAAGCTATAACCAATGACCAATCTGCTGCAATTAGTGTAATCCCAGTAGTCCCTTCATTGAATATTAATTGGCATTTGATTAGATTACATAAAACCGTTAGATGATTTCCCAATCATCTCCATCAACGAGAGTCTTATCCATTGCATCTGCCAGCTTTCACCGGCTTCACTTTCCAGCCGAGTGGAAGGCCGTGAAAGCTTGGCAAGCGGAGCTTTTCCAGCACTTCGGATACTTGGGATACTTCGGATAGATGGGAATCGGGAGCCAGGAAAAGGTAGCCAAGAATCGGGGGAACAGTTCAGTTCAGCTCGAacagccgccgccgccgcttcGAACGGGCGGAAGTTTGAGAGAGCGGCAGTCGCcagcggaaacggaagtgcAGAAAGTCCCGAGCGGCAGGCCGTGCAAACTGTTGCTCGTCGGTGTGTTGGTGATTGTGTTGGTGTGGCCGTGTCGGTGTGATGGTGATTCTCTCGGTGGCTTTGTTGGTGTTGGACAATTAGCAAAGTTGCTGTAACAGACCGAATTATCCGACAAATTTGATGAAAATGgtaaacattaaattgtaatgCGGCACGCGGAGTAAAAGTGAGTTTCTATTCCTGTCGGTGTGTGCGTGAgctgtgtgtttgtgtgtgtgcttttGTGTGTCTGTGGGTGGTGGGGGTGGCACTTTGTAAGCTGCGATTTGACATGTTGATTTATGCGCTGCTCTCACTTTGCCCCCAAACGGCAATTGCCACCCAACCCCACCCCCGTCGACTGGGATTACCCGAGTCCCGTGTCTCTTTTCACACCACCTCGTCCTTCCCACACACCCCCTCTCTCTCCCTGCGGCACTTGTTGCGCTCACAGGACATTCGCTTAATTGCTAATCCTCGCGCCCAGACGCGTCTAATTACACGTAAGTTTGCGCCATTTCTGTCTATCCAACGACATCACTTTGCCCACCCGCCGGCCGTTTAAAGTGCAAATTGGCAGCCGCTTGGGGCACCGaatgggtggttgggtggggGGGTTCTCAGTTGATTTGAAAAGCCGCCCGGAGGTCACTTAATATGCCATCAACATGAGATTTGCTCAAATGGCCCCGGCCTCAAGAATTATGTGTTGCAATAAAATCGATGCGAAGGCGGAGCTTCGGGACTCAAGTGGCGGCTAATGACTAACTTGCGACGTGACTTTGGCCAGGATTTGTAATTTGCGAACTGACCAGAGAACCAGTCTCTCAGACCCTCTCCCCTACATATATCCCTCGATCTTAAGTGTTTTATGGACTTTCCTTGTTTGTGTTGTACACACACTCAGTTTATTTTTACAGCAGAGACAAGGGGCAAAAGTGCCCGGTTAGCTTGGGTGCCTGGTGCCTGGTAGGTGGGCGGATGAGTAGTTAGGGACAGTGGGAATCGGGAGTGTGGGGGTGGTGTTAAGTATGCGTTTAACGGGTGCGGGCTTAATTACAAGCAAAGTTTACCCAAAGGGTTGTCCGGAGAACTTCTTTATGACGCGGTGGAGGCCTGCAACTTAATGACGGTCCGTGCAGGAAGAGTCATTACTCTGGCCACCTCGAGAATGAGCAATGATGATGGCCGAGCCGTAAAGGCCAAAGGGAAGAGCCGCAGACGGAAaacggaaaatggaaaatggagaATGAAAAGCGAAATGCGGAAAAGGTGCCAGTGCAGGAGGGTCCGAAGCCATAAACCTGATTGAAGCCCGGCCCACGCATTGGTATTTGTATATGCAAATGCAGCTTAACCCCAGTCAAATTATCCACACATCGCTCCATGCCATGCATAACTTATGGGCCAGGTAGGTAGGTCCGTCTCGGTTTAAAGTCAATGGAATCCATCCATAATTCCATCCGCAGCCAGGACAAAGGGTTCACAATTCCTCTATAATTCAGAAATCTGTAGCAATTATTATCTTACACAAGCTTACCTTTCTCCCGGGCATCCCAATGTCCCAGAGTCCTCGCCCAATACAATAAGCTGGTCGAAATCTCCCAAGGCCTCCAACTCGATGGCCTTTATGCATACACAATTCcgcataaaaaaaaactaactACCGAGGATTTGAATGCGCCCAAAGAGAAACGACAGATATTCCTATTGATTTGTTGTCTGCAGATTTTTGCAAAGCCGAAAGCCGTTGGCCAGAGCGAGAAGGAGCGGGCCAGGTGAGCCCTGGACTCTGGGCCACTTTTCCATCAACATTTTGTTATCATCCTCGAACCATATCCCCCCATCCATCCCCATTGGTCGTCGGTTCGGTTGGGTTCGATTCGTTGCGGTGGCAACACGCCATTATATTACGTGAAATGCAGAACACGAAAAATGGGAATACGGAAAAAGCTGCGGAGGTAGAGAAACAACAAGTTGCCAAACACTTGAATCAATCACTCGAATAATTGATGCCTTGTAAGTGGTATTTACGAAAAGATTGTCTCAAAGATTCGAGGGCTTAGAGAAAAACTTTTAAACGAGGAACTTTTCCATTCATGAATATGCAATGGAAGTTATTCCACTCAGACTTGGCATACTTTTGAGGCACAAAACCTAACTCacaaatattttgtttgcATATCAACAAAATTAAGTTGTGGAAACTTTGTctcaaatattttgtttattaaaatttggGTATAATAAGAGAAATTCCTCAGAACTTGCACCCACGAAAAGGACTTTTGATGTTGAATTTTCTAATCGAACGCCTACGCTTTTATAAATGAATGCCTTCCTTATGAAAGCAGATTCTTTGGCAAATACTTAGTCAGTTGTTTGAGCGCTGATTTAATAGGTTGACATTACTGAATACAAGAAAACCTACAAGCTTAAATGTTATTAGAATGTGGTCAATAGTAATGACCTATGGTAACAGAACCTTAGTAGGTGCATAAAAAGTTCTGTCGGTTATAATGAAAAACAGTTCTTAACTAACAGCACTACGACTTACTAATACAAAATTCACCTGAAATTCCACCGAGTAAAGCTTATTTGAGCTGCTCGACTTCCGAGTAGAGCCAAACCACAAAGGGCAGGGCCAACAGGTGAACTACCAGGTATGCTGCGACTCTTATTCCGCACTATTTGCTTGGCCGTATGGGCACGTACTCACGCAGTTCGGTGCGGATGTGTGTGGGTGCCACGGCTATTTGTACACACGATAGATAATAATGGCCCGCAGGTCGGACGTGAGTAGCAGTAGAAGGTGGAAATTCGAACGAGCCACGTGTTTTCCGGTGGGAAAACCTAGTGAAAGGCCACCAGCAGCAAGTGCAACATATGTGTGCAGCAGAAATGCTTATGTAAGTGCTGCAGCAATCGTCATTGGGGAATTGGGGAGTGCAGCATCGTTAAACTAGAGTGCTGggggagttggcagccatggAAAACCATTGGATCTTTAGAAATGGCCAGCACTTGCTGTCTGCGGCCATAATCAAGTCCGTGGGCGCCCAAATGTAGGCAACAGTTCGCGGCCCACACGCCCACTGGGCCAAACTTTAATAGCCATAGCTGCAAGTCAACTTCGAAGCTGGCAAATCCCATTAGGCAACTTGATAAAGTTCCCCGCAAGCGATTGTTTGCAACTTTTGCATAAGTTGGCAGACTGTGTGCGAATGTGCTGACAGCTTGTGGGTTCGGTTGGATGGTTGGCTTGGTGGGTCGATGGGGGtgaggatgtggatgtggagcGATAATAGGGGCAGCCACTTAGGCCACCAGCTCCAGCTCGACCCAGGGAGAACGCACATTTAACAATAATTGCCCGGCCAAATAGAGCACTTCCCCTGGATGTCCGTCCAAGGTCTGAAAATGACTTGCGGCCATAACATTTTGCGGTCTTCGCTCTGCGGACTTGTGGGTGGCTGGGCGCGGCCTTTGTGTGATATGATGGCCGGCTCCCATGGCCCGCTTTTCATTATTTTGATTAAATACAGATAAAGCCATAAATTATGTTTACTCTGTGCCCATTTGGGCAATGCCCCGGTCGACCAGGACGCACTCTTGGGTGTGTGTGCGGGATGAGTAATGGCCCATGATATTTACACATGAGTTGGCCATCAGCGGGTCGCTCCCATCTCATCTACCCATCTCATCTCATCTCATCGGCCTGCTAAATGCACGGGAAGAAATTGAtatataatgtttttgtgCTTCACTAGGAAAGGAGAAGGCCAACCAGCGGAATAACCTATAATTTATGTTTTCCTCCTTCCTAAAGTTAAACATTGCATTTTAAACTGAGGAATGTTAAATCATACTTGTTGAATATGATGCccttgaaaaattatttttcttacCATCCCCACAGGAATAAGTATTAATAAAAGCTATTTTTAATTAAGTCGCTTAAAACATAGAATATTGCATTTAAACTATAATATAGGAGAGTCTAAGGTCTTAGTCATCACCACTTGAATGTACCTATTAGAATTAGGACAGTTCTCTCGTAGGAAAACTAAATGATATATCTTCTTCTTCGAAGTAGTCCTGAAATGGCACAGCAACAGCGCAGCTGGGACGAGGGAGCTGGAGGATCCTACGGCCATCCCCACTCCTCGCATCACAAAGTACCTGCACGAGCTGCCAGCAATCCGTTGCCCTGCAAGGGAGCCACTCCCAAAGTTCCCAGGTGAGATCCGAAAGCATTCCCCAGAGAAACCATTTAGATTTGACCCACCCACCAGGCCATACCATGGTGCTCCGTCGCCGAGTTACGGCTACGGGGGCTACGAGACCCCGCGGAGTCCCAAGATCACAACCACCTTTGCCCAGGACAGTTGCGATGATGGCAGTAGCTCCACGCCGAGCTCATACTATCAGACACCCCCTACGGGATCGATCGATGACTCCGCCTCGCTGCTCAGTGGACGCACCACTGCCCGCAGTCCCAAGTCCCCGTGCCAGTTCGTCTTCGATGCAGTGAGTCCCAGCCATGGCAGGAAGTTCGAGTACTACGAACCGATCTCTCCGGACG
Protein-coding regions in this window:
- the Pepck1 gene encoding phosphoenolpyruvate carboxykinase [GTP], coding for MPELIEQSKIISGNVCGLPQLHKLRQDNCGLYSHIRGIPISYGNVDSLTAGVRTFVEEGIAMCQPDQVHICDGSEQENKMLIKSLLEAGTIVPLPKYENCWLARTNPADVARVESKTFICTDRREETIPTPLEGVKGALGNWISPSDMEAAVQQRFPGCMKGRTMYVVPFSMGPVGSPLSKIGIELTDSAYVVASMRIMTRMGAAVLRQLAKKEEFVRALHSVGAPANGQVEQPSWPCDPERTIILHKPAENLIVSYGSGYGGNSLLGKKCFALRIGSTIAKREGWLAEHMLILGITDPEGQKKYITAAFPSACGKTNLAMLNPSLANYKVECVGDDIAWMKFDSEGVLRAINPENGFFGVAPGTSLETNPIAMNTVFKNTIFTNVASTSDGGVFWEGMESSLAPNVQITDWLGKPWSKESGKPAAHPNSRFCTPAAQCPIIDGAWEDPAGVPISAMLFGGRRPAGVPLIYEARDWTHGVFIGAAMRSEATAAAEHKGKVIMHDPFAMRPFFGYNFGDYVAHWLSMEKRGQVPKIFHVNWFRKSAEGKFMWPGYGENSRVLDWILRRVNGESCFVDSAIGRIPTEGALNLAGMKDQVDVAEIFSLPKEFWSQEVKDIRTYFESQVGADLPASIYQQLDELSSRVASL